One Streptomyces sp. NBC_00223 genomic window carries:
- a CDS encoding ROK family protein has product MSRRTSSPSAAQIRWMNAAVVYEAMRARESSTATDLMTATGLSRPTVHTTCDWLIAQGLAVELPSDPAQDAQPGRPARRYRTDPRAGFVVSLEIRESQVTAAVADLTGRVCGELSRRVTPDPTLRAQATEHGPALARDVIALAGIEPAAVWQVCVSIPAPVQSQGYARATAAQYRAGTRDVITELADTLPWPVVAENDANLAMIGEHWQGAAQGLADVVLLDVCEYGFGAGLIVNGRLVRGSSGLAGEMTAVDLLSGMGPAGGVPGKLVRLGAEAVLRARDAAGPKPSAGEEGRLVGLAGGDPDRVTADMVFTAYDHGDPVARRIVDRIGAIVARPVAMLATLLDPELVVVYGLPADAARRLMPTIEARTFDLYRSRLAGPPPRLVLSALGGRATVLGGVRRALNEVEGRLFGATHSDRWPAAPVPATGPTAVPAAEPTSGPTAVPAVEPPAVPAADAR; this is encoded by the coding sequence GTGTCCAGGCGCACAAGCAGCCCCTCCGCGGCCCAGATCCGCTGGATGAACGCCGCCGTGGTCTACGAGGCCATGCGGGCGCGCGAGTCCAGTACGGCCACCGATCTGATGACGGCGACCGGACTGTCGCGGCCGACCGTCCACACCACCTGCGACTGGCTGATCGCCCAGGGCCTGGCCGTCGAACTGCCCAGCGATCCGGCGCAGGACGCCCAGCCCGGCCGCCCCGCCCGCCGCTACCGGACCGACCCCCGGGCCGGGTTCGTGGTCTCGCTGGAGATCCGGGAGAGTCAGGTCACGGCCGCAGTCGCCGATCTGACCGGCCGGGTCTGCGGCGAACTCTCCCGGCGGGTCACCCCCGACCCGACCCTGCGCGCGCAGGCGACCGAGCACGGGCCGGCCCTCGCGCGGGACGTCATCGCGCTCGCCGGGATCGAACCGGCCGCGGTCTGGCAGGTCTGCGTGAGCATCCCCGCCCCCGTGCAGTCCCAGGGATACGCCCGCGCGACCGCGGCGCAGTACCGGGCGGGCACCCGGGACGTGATCACCGAACTGGCCGACACCCTCCCGTGGCCGGTGGTCGCCGAGAACGACGCCAACCTGGCGATGATCGGCGAGCACTGGCAGGGCGCCGCCCAGGGGCTGGCCGATGTCGTGCTGCTCGACGTCTGCGAGTACGGGTTCGGCGCCGGGCTGATCGTCAACGGCCGCCTGGTGCGGGGGAGCAGCGGCCTGGCCGGGGAGATGACGGCGGTCGACCTGCTGTCCGGCATGGGCCCGGCGGGCGGCGTCCCCGGCAAGCTGGTCAGGCTCGGCGCGGAGGCGGTGCTGCGGGCGCGGGACGCCGCAGGTCCGAAGCCCTCCGCCGGGGAGGAGGGCCGGCTCGTCGGCCTCGCGGGCGGCGACCCGGACCGGGTGACGGCCGACATGGTGTTCACGGCGTACGACCACGGCGATCCGGTCGCCCGGCGGATCGTGGACCGGATCGGCGCGATCGTGGCGCGGCCGGTGGCGATGCTGGCCACGCTCCTGGACCCCGAACTCGTGGTCGTCTACGGCCTGCCGGCGGACGCGGCGCGGCGGCTGATGCCGACGATCGAGGCCCGTACGTTCGACCTCTACCGCAGCCGGCTCGCCGGGCCGCCGCCGCGGCTGGTGCTCTCGGCCCTCGGCGGGCGGGCGACCGTACTGGGCGGGGTGCGCCGGGCGCTGAACGAGGTCGAGGGGCGGCTGTTCGGCGCGACGCACAGCGACCGCTGGCCGGCCGCGCCCGTACCCGCCACCGGGCCCACGGCCGTACCCGCTGCCGAGCCGACGTCCGGGCCCACGGCCGTACCCGCCGTCGAGCCGCCGGCCGTACCCGCCGCCGACGCCCGCTAG
- a CDS encoding extracellular solute-binding protein, translating into MRHAKVRIVVGLLSLTLLAACGRPGDDSDGTPTPRRSGPSAPAPAKARLTMWAMGGDGDNLPKLLKQFEDENPGYSVDVTSIPWQDAASKFRTAEAGGVTPDIAQVGTTLMGGITDGFEPVPDGTDTSVYFSGPLASARVDGRTVGVPWAVDTRVLFYRTDLAEKAGFDGPPKTWDDLKKLARGTQTAGGAKWGIRMATTPDQDLQNSFAFPWSNGAQIISADGSKWTFDTPETIAAYRYYQSFYTEGIADRKPSSGAGAAESAFVNGQLGVLVAGAGESELLDQAGGPQFKDMYALAPFPKQKSATSFAGGSDLVVFKRTRNSAAAWKLVQWLSRPDVQARWYRIDGALPAVRSAWQQPELADDKRLSVFGEQLKDTNAPPANATWLQISDVVGQQLEQMVKNGKDPAKAMKDAQSAADEIGTGG; encoded by the coding sequence GTGAGACACGCGAAGGTGAGAATCGTCGTCGGTCTGCTCTCCCTCACACTGCTCGCCGCCTGCGGCCGGCCGGGCGACGACAGCGACGGCACCCCGACGCCGCGGCGTTCAGGACCGAGCGCCCCCGCCCCGGCGAAGGCCAGGCTCACCATGTGGGCGATGGGCGGCGACGGCGACAACCTGCCCAAGCTGCTCAAGCAGTTCGAGGACGAGAACCCCGGCTACTCGGTCGACGTCACCTCGATCCCGTGGCAGGACGCGGCGAGCAAGTTCCGTACGGCGGAGGCCGGCGGAGTCACCCCCGACATCGCCCAGGTCGGCACCACCTTGATGGGCGGGATCACCGACGGATTCGAGCCCGTGCCCGACGGCACGGACACGAGCGTGTACTTCTCCGGCCCGCTCGCGTCGGCCCGGGTGGACGGCCGGACCGTGGGCGTGCCGTGGGCCGTCGACACCCGCGTGCTCTTCTACCGCACGGACCTCGCCGAGAAGGCGGGCTTCGACGGGCCGCCGAAGACCTGGGACGACCTCAAGAAGCTGGCCAGGGGGACCCAGACCGCGGGCGGGGCCAAGTGGGGCATCCGGATGGCGACCACCCCCGACCAGGATCTGCAGAACTCCTTCGCCTTCCCCTGGTCCAACGGCGCGCAGATCATCAGCGCGGACGGCTCGAAGTGGACCTTCGACACCCCCGAGACCATCGCGGCCTACCGCTACTACCAGAGCTTCTACACCGAGGGGATCGCCGACCGTAAGCCGTCCAGTGGCGCGGGCGCCGCCGAATCCGCCTTCGTCAACGGGCAGTTGGGCGTCCTGGTGGCCGGGGCCGGTGAGTCGGAACTGCTCGACCAGGCCGGCGGGCCGCAGTTCAAGGACATGTACGCGCTCGCCCCCTTCCCCAAGCAGAAGTCGGCGACGTCCTTCGCGGGCGGCTCGGACCTGGTCGTGTTCAAGCGGACCAGGAACAGCGCGGCCGCCTGGAAGCTCGTCCAGTGGCTCTCCCGGCCCGACGTCCAGGCGCGGTGGTACCGGATCGACGGCGCCCTGCCCGCCGTGCGGAGCGCCTGGCAGCAGCCCGAACTCGCCGACGACAAGCGGCTGTCCGTCTTCGGCGAACAGCTCAAGGACACCAACGCGCCGCCCGCCAACGCCACATGGCTCCAGATCTCCGACGTGGTCGGCCAACAGCTCGAACAGATGGTCAAGAACGGCAAGGACCCCGCCAAGGCCATGAAGGACGCCCAGTCCGCGGCCGACGAGATCGGCACCGGGGGCTGA